The following coding sequences lie in one Rutidosis leptorrhynchoides isolate AG116_Rl617_1_P2 chromosome 4, CSIRO_AGI_Rlap_v1, whole genome shotgun sequence genomic window:
- the LOC139904499 gene encoding DNA N(6)-methyladenine demethylase ALKBH1D-like, which yields MINSNEKTTAYLWSKTKRFSLIGNDKEHGNLERSWVDLEKGMILLKNYVSVSDQVEIVNTCQKFGMGPGGFYEPLTRNGRTMNFQMMCFGRNWDPITRYDWKHRSDGSEAPPIPNQLMSLAVNLLLEGQDMHLPLMDPDICIVKFYTTTFEELSLRQDLDESRSSLEGGLPVVSITVGDSAKFVYSYTGDVGHAKEVLLQSGDVLIFGGESRLIHHGIKKIIPESAPLSLLQQTNLVPGSLNLTFKDYSLD from the exons ATGATCAACTCAAATGAAAAGACAACAGCATATTTATGGAGTAAAACAAAACGATTCAGTTTAATCGGAAATGATAAAGAACATGGAAATCTTGAAAGATCATGGGTGGATCTCGAAAAGGGAATGATTCTTTTGAAAAATTACGTCAGCGTGAGTGATCAG GTTGAAATTGTGAATACATGTCAAAAATTTGGTATGGGTCCCGGGGGATTCTACGAACCTTTAACCAGAAATGGACGGACAATGAACTTTCAAATGATGTGCTTCGGTAGAAACTGGGATCCGATAACAAGATATGATTGGAAACACCGAAGTGACGGTTCTGAAGCACCACCCATTCCTAATCAACTCATGTCATTGGCTGTAAACTTACTTCTAGAAGGACAGGATATGCACTTGCCTTTAATGGACCCAGACATATGTATCGTCAAATTTTATACTACTACCTTTGAAGAACTTAGTCTTCGTCAG GATCTAGATGAAAGCCGAAGTAGTCTGGAAGGAGGATTGCCGGTGGTTTCCATCACTGTTGGTGACTCTGCAAAATTCGTGTATAGTTATACAGGTGACGTGGGCCATGCAAAGGAGGTTTTGTTGCAATCGGGAGACGTATTGATATTCGGGGGAGAGTCTAGACTTATACATCATGGGATCAAGAAAATTATCCCAGAATCAGCTCCTTTGTCATTGCTTCAACAAACCAACCTCGTACCTGGCTCTCTTAACCTTACATTCAAAGACTACTCTCTTGATTGA